Proteins encoded by one window of Rouxiella chamberiensis:
- the purC gene encoding phosphoribosylaminoimidazolesuccinocarboxamide synthase: MQKLAELYRGKAKTVYTTENPDLLVLEFRNDTSALDGERIEQFDRKGMINNKFNHFIMEKLEEAGIPTQMERLLSDNEVLVKNLEMVPVECVIRNRAAGSLVKRLGVEEGLVLNPPLFDLFLKDDAKHDPMVNESYCKTFGWVNEENLARMKELSYKANDVLSKIFGDAGLILVDFKLEFGLYKGEVVLGDEFSPDGSRLWDTQSLEKMDKDRFRQSLGGLIEAYEEVAKRIGVKLD; this comes from the coding sequence ATGCAAAAGTTAGCTGAGTTGTATCGCGGAAAGGCGAAAACCGTCTATACCACCGAAAACCCAGACCTGCTGGTTTTGGAGTTCCGTAATGATACGTCAGCACTGGATGGCGAACGTATTGAGCAGTTCGACCGTAAAGGCATGATCAACAATAAATTCAACCACTTCATCATGGAGAAGTTGGAAGAAGCCGGCATTCCTACCCAAATGGAACGTCTGCTGTCCGACAACGAAGTGCTGGTGAAAAACCTTGAAATGGTGCCGGTTGAGTGCGTTATCCGCAACCGTGCTGCCGGTTCCCTGGTTAAGCGTTTAGGCGTTGAAGAAGGTTTGGTACTGAATCCACCGCTGTTTGACTTGTTCCTGAAAGACGATGCCAAGCATGACCCGATGGTCAACGAATCCTACTGCAAGACCTTCGGCTGGGTTAACGAAGAGAATCTGGCGCGTATGAAAGAGCTGAGCTACAAGGCGAACGACGTGCTGAGCAAAATCTTCGGCGATGCCGGTCTGATTCTGGTCGACTTCAAGCTGGAATTTGGTCTGTACAAGGGCGAAGTGGTGCTGGGCGACGAGTTCTCGCCAGACGGCAGCCGCCTGTGGGACACCCAGTCTCTCGAGAAGATGGACAAAGACCGTTTCCGTCAAAGCCTCGGCGGCCTGATTGAAGCCTATGAAGAAGTCGCGAAGCGTATTGGCGTTAAATTAGACTAA
- a CDS encoding neutral zinc metallopeptidase has protein sequence MRWQGRRESDNVEDRRSQSSGSGGNGMGGMRIPLRGKSGIVIVIIVLIAGYYGVDLTGLIDGGQSQNPSQYQQRQAPTSISPTDDRDAKFTSVVLASTEDVWKQIFQQNGQTYREPKLVMYRGATRTGCGTGQSVMGPFYCPADSSVYIDLSFYQELKDKLGAGGDFAQGYVVAHEVGHHVQNLLGIERKMREMQQGASKAEANRLSVKLELQADCFAGIWGHAMQQEQVLETGDLKEALDAARAIGDDRLQQQSQGRVVPDSFTHGTSQQRYDWFKRGYDSGNMQQCDTFAAR, from the coding sequence ATGCGGTGGCAAGGGCGTCGTGAAAGCGACAATGTAGAGGATCGTCGTTCCCAGAGCAGTGGTTCCGGCGGCAACGGCATGGGCGGAATGCGTATTCCTCTTCGTGGCAAAAGCGGTATCGTTATCGTTATCATCGTCTTGATTGCCGGTTATTACGGTGTCGACCTGACGGGTCTTATCGATGGCGGACAATCGCAAAACCCCTCTCAATATCAACAACGGCAAGCGCCTACCTCGATAAGCCCCACGGACGATCGTGATGCCAAATTTACCTCGGTGGTGCTGGCGTCGACCGAAGACGTCTGGAAGCAGATTTTTCAGCAGAACGGCCAAACCTATCGTGAACCCAAACTGGTGATGTATCGCGGTGCAACCCGCACAGGCTGCGGCACCGGCCAATCCGTCATGGGACCTTTCTACTGTCCGGCCGACAGCTCGGTTTATATCGATTTATCATTTTATCAGGAACTGAAAGACAAACTCGGCGCGGGCGGCGATTTTGCGCAGGGCTATGTCGTCGCGCATGAGGTGGGGCACCACGTACAAAATCTCCTCGGTATCGAGCGCAAGATGCGCGAAATGCAGCAGGGCGCGTCGAAGGCCGAGGCCAACCGGCTGTCGGTCAAGCTCGAACTTCAGGCCGACTGTTTCGCCGGTATCTGGGGACACGCGATGCAGCAGGAGCAGGTGCTGGAAACCGGCGACCTGAAAGAGGCGCTGGACGCGGCGCGCGCCATCGGTGATGACCGCCTGCAACAGCAGAGTCAGGGACGCGTCGTGCCCGACAGCTTTACCCACGGTACCTCGCAGCAGCGTTACGACTGGTTCAAGCGCGGCTATGACAGTGGGAACATGCAGCAGTGTGATACCTTCGCTGCCCGCTGA
- a CDS encoding DUF441 domain-containing protein: MAFLDPTLLILLVFAGLGIISHNSAVTIAMFFLLTVRITPLNAFFPWIEKYGLTLGIIILTIGVMVPIANGRITPSALVHSFMHWKSILAIVVGVGVSWLGGRGVTLMGSQPQLVAGLLVGTVLGVAFFKGVPVGPLIAAGLLSLMVGKS, encoded by the coding sequence ATGGCCTTTCTCGATCCAACCCTGCTTATTCTGCTGGTGTTCGCCGGTTTAGGTATCATCAGCCACAACTCTGCCGTGACCATCGCCATGTTTTTCCTGCTCACGGTGCGCATTACGCCGCTTAACGCCTTCTTCCCGTGGATTGAAAAATATGGCCTGACACTCGGAATTATCATCCTGACCATCGGCGTGATGGTGCCTATTGCCAACGGCAGAATTACGCCAAGCGCGCTGGTTCACTCGTTCATGCACTGGAAATCGATATTGGCTATCGTGGTCGGGGTCGGCGTGTCGTGGTTGGGTGGACGCGGCGTCACGCTCATGGGATCACAGCCACAGCTGGTCGCCGGTCTTCTGGTCGGCACGGTGCTGGGCGTCGCCTTCTTCAAGGGCGTGCCGGTCGGACCGCTGATTGCCGCCGGGTTATTGTCGCTCATGGTCGGCAAGTCCTGA
- the ypfH gene encoding esterase yields MSPDQVIVQQPPQAAEKLILLFHGVGDNPVSMGEIGRYFTASFPNALIVSIGSPFACDLGQGRQWFSVQGVTEENRHRRIADAMPLFIKTVRDWQQKCAVTPENTVLIGFSQGAIMSLESTKVEQNLAGRIVSFSGRFARLPESPIASGTRIHFIHGTSDPVIAANNAVIAAERLTALGCANTLDLAQKVAHGINPQMIETAIERLQAE; encoded by the coding sequence ATGAGTCCGGATCAGGTTATCGTCCAGCAACCGCCGCAGGCGGCAGAAAAACTTATCCTGTTGTTTCACGGCGTGGGAGACAATCCGGTGTCGATGGGGGAAATCGGCCGGTATTTTACCGCAAGTTTCCCCAACGCGCTGATAGTCAGCATCGGCAGTCCCTTTGCCTGTGATTTAGGGCAGGGTCGCCAGTGGTTTTCGGTGCAGGGTGTCACGGAAGAGAATCGTCATCGGCGCATTGCCGACGCCATGCCGCTGTTTATCAAGACTGTGCGCGACTGGCAGCAGAAATGTGCCGTCACGCCCGAGAATACGGTGCTGATCGGCTTTTCACAGGGCGCGATTATGTCGCTGGAATCCACGAAGGTAGAGCAGAATCTGGCAGGGCGCATCGTATCGTTTAGCGGACGTTTCGCCCGTTTGCCGGAAAGCCCTATTGCAAGCGGCACCCGCATTCACTTTATCCACGGCACCAGTGATCCCGTCATCGCCGCCAATAATGCGGTTATCGCGGCAGAACGACTCACGGCGCTGGGGTGTGCCAACACGCTGGATCTGGCGCAGAAAGTGGCGCACGGCATCAACCCGCAGATGATTGAAACCGCCATCGAGAGATTGCAGGCAGAGTAA
- a CDS encoding YpfN family protein: protein MEWIKDYWWIVLIVLAGILISGIKELNRVDVKAYLKDKPEIPPHRDNNAEWDDDDDWPKDKKK, encoded by the coding sequence ATGGAATGGATTAAAGATTACTGGTGGATAGTGCTGATCGTTCTGGCCGGCATTCTCATCAGTGGCATCAAAGAACTCAACCGGGTCGATGTGAAAGCCTATCTCAAGGACAAACCCGAGATCCCGCCACATCGCGACAACAACGCCGAATGGGATGACGACGACGACTGGCCGAAGGACAAGAAAAAGTAA
- a CDS encoding M15 family metallopeptidase — protein MIDVAALTGRSAAHLVELVDGHRLQPEAVAAFRRLQTAAAQAGFNLQPASTFRDFDRQLAIWNGKFRAQRPVLNSDSQPVDISSLNDAERGELILRWSALPGSSRHHWGSDLDIYDPDLLPEGQKLQLEPWEYEAGGYFYRLNQWLTEHMAAFGFYRPFSQDTGGVAIEPWHLSYRPLAEQCERVLTPDVLQAAWQGVDLAGHDWIVSQLERIFTQYVVNNGSQGPQE, from the coding sequence ATGATTGACGTCGCCGCGCTGACCGGACGCTCCGCCGCGCATCTGGTTGAACTGGTCGATGGCCACCGCTTGCAGCCCGAAGCGGTGGCGGCATTTCGTCGACTTCAGACGGCGGCCGCGCAGGCCGGATTCAATCTGCAACCGGCCAGCACATTTCGTGACTTCGATCGGCAACTGGCTATCTGGAATGGAAAATTTCGCGCGCAGCGACCAGTATTAAACAGTGACAGTCAGCCCGTGGACATCTCATCGCTCAATGATGCAGAGCGTGGCGAGCTGATTCTGCGCTGGTCGGCCCTGCCCGGCAGCAGTCGTCACCATTGGGGAAGTGATCTGGATATCTACGATCCCGATTTACTTCCCGAAGGTCAAAAATTGCAGCTCGAGCCGTGGGAGTACGAAGCGGGCGGCTATTTTTATCGGCTCAATCAGTGGCTGACCGAGCATATGGCGGCGTTCGGCTTCTATCGTCCGTTTAGTCAGGATACGGGCGGCGTGGCAATCGAGCCCTGGCATTTGAGTTATCGTCCTCTGGCCGAGCAGTGTGAGCGCGTGCTGACACCTGACGTTTTACAGGCCGCCTGGCAAGGGGTCGATCTCGCGGGTCATGACTGGATTGTCAGCCAGCTTGAAAGAATTTTCACGCAGTATGTCGTGAATAACGGGTCGCAAGGCCCACAAGAATAA
- the dapE gene encoding succinyl-diaminopimelate desuccinylase → MICPVLDLAQQLIRRPSLSPEDAGCQEMLIARLQAIGFHIEPMNFGDTLNFWATRGEGKTLAFAGHTDVVPTGDASLWITPPFEPALRDGMLFGRGAADMKGSLAAMVVAAERFVAANPHHKGRLAFLITSDEEASAVNGTVKVVKALMARNERMDYCLVGEPSSTTRVGDIVKNGRRGSMTANLQIHGVQGHVAYPHLADNPVHRALPALNELAATVWDGGNEFFPPTSMQIANINAGTGSNNVIPGELYVQFNFRFSTELTDALIKERVAALLDKHQLHYTLNWVVSGQPFLTPRGALVDAVVNAVQHYTEHTPVLETTGGTSDGRFIAQMGAQVVELGPVNASIHKINECVSAADLQLLSRMYQRIMDQLVG, encoded by the coding sequence ATGATTTGTCCGGTTCTCGATCTTGCGCAGCAGCTGATTCGCCGCCCTTCTCTCAGCCCTGAAGATGCAGGCTGTCAGGAGATGCTGATTGCCCGTTTACAGGCGATTGGCTTTCATATCGAACCCATGAACTTCGGCGATACCCTGAATTTCTGGGCCACGCGCGGCGAAGGCAAGACGCTGGCCTTTGCCGGTCATACCGACGTGGTGCCGACCGGCGATGCCTCGCTTTGGATAACACCGCCGTTCGAACCTGCGCTGCGCGACGGCATGCTGTTTGGTCGCGGTGCGGCCGACATGAAAGGCTCACTCGCCGCGATGGTCGTCGCCGCCGAGCGTTTTGTGGCAGCCAATCCGCATCACAAGGGGCGTCTGGCGTTTCTGATTACCTCCGACGAAGAAGCCAGCGCCGTCAACGGCACAGTGAAAGTCGTGAAGGCGCTGATGGCACGCAACGAGCGCATGGATTACTGTCTGGTCGGCGAACCGTCCAGCACCACCCGCGTTGGCGATATCGTCAAAAACGGGCGTCGGGGCTCCATGACCGCCAACCTGCAGATCCACGGCGTGCAGGGCCACGTGGCCTATCCGCATCTGGCCGATAACCCGGTGCATCGCGCGCTGCCTGCCCTGAATGAACTGGCCGCCACGGTCTGGGATGGCGGCAATGAATTCTTCCCGCCGACCAGCATGCAGATTGCCAACATCAATGCCGGAACCGGCAGCAACAATGTTATCCCGGGTGAGCTCTATGTGCAGTTCAACTTCCGTTTCAGCACCGAATTAACCGATGCCTTGATCAAGGAACGCGTCGCCGCGCTGCTGGATAAACATCAGTTGCATTACACGCTGAACTGGGTCGTTTCCGGTCAGCCGTTCCTGACGCCGCGCGGCGCGCTGGTGGATGCCGTGGTCAACGCCGTGCAGCACTACACCGAGCACACGCCCGTGCTTGAAACGACCGGTGGCACCTCCGACGGGCGCTTTATTGCGCAGATGGGCGCGCAGGTGGTGGAACTGGGGCCGGTCAATGCCTCGATTCACAAGATCAACGAATGCGTCAGCGCGGCGGATTTGCAACTGCTCAGCCGCATGTATCAGCGCATTATGGATCAACTGGTAGGATGA
- a CDS encoding ArsC family reductase: protein MAETASFIIYGIKNCDTVKKARRWLEENGVNARFHDYRADGLDDALIQTLVDKQGWEALLNTRGTTWRKLDDAERTACNNADAAKALMLAHPAVIKRPFLLAASGESLLGFKPESYAQFVAEVK, encoded by the coding sequence ATGGCAGAAACCGCCTCATTTATTATTTACGGCATCAAGAATTGCGATACCGTCAAGAAAGCGCGCCGCTGGCTGGAAGAAAACGGGGTCAATGCCCGGTTCCACGATTATCGCGCGGATGGCCTGGATGACGCGCTTATCCAGACGCTTGTCGACAAACAGGGTTGGGAAGCGCTGCTGAATACGCGCGGCACCACCTGGCGCAAGCTGGACGACGCCGAGCGTACTGCCTGTAATAACGCCGACGCGGCCAAGGCGCTGATGCTCGCGCATCCTGCCGTGATCAAACGTCCTTTTCTGCTTGCCGCCAGCGGGGAATCGCTGCTCGGTTTCAAACCTGAAAGCTATGCGCAATTTGTTGCGGAGGTGAAGTAA
- a CDS encoding GntR family transcriptional regulator, whose product MSEQKLNVSAREMVEDRIRSGIAVGDFLPGEPLREREICELTGVSRSAVREAFRSLEAEGLITTVRYRGPMVSQLSIEEVHSIYELRGILESACAQLFTQRATAEQRASLRESVEEIGRGHATQNMVLVINASEKFYQVLTEGTGNVAIGQTLFSLLNRLALFRFSSTRWPGRAEKAWPNCGPLSRPSRRMTPTPPHCAPSSTPWPPARLRFWSSKSANAAHRPADVAAQGKPPEHKGRSSGRFTALCNASFLPVENAAIPHVSACNWLFLRLIYPLIGRLNI is encoded by the coding sequence ATGTCGGAACAAAAATTAAACGTGAGCGCCAGAGAGATGGTGGAGGACCGGATTCGTTCGGGCATCGCCGTCGGCGATTTTTTACCCGGCGAGCCGCTGCGCGAGCGGGAGATCTGCGAGTTGACGGGCGTCAGCCGCAGCGCGGTGAGGGAGGCTTTTCGCAGTCTGGAAGCGGAAGGCCTGATAACGACCGTGCGTTATCGCGGGCCAATGGTGTCGCAGTTGTCGATTGAAGAAGTGCACTCGATTTACGAGCTGCGCGGCATTCTCGAAAGCGCCTGCGCGCAACTGTTCACCCAGCGGGCCACGGCCGAACAACGCGCCAGCCTGCGGGAGTCGGTCGAAGAGATTGGCCGGGGTCACGCCACGCAGAACATGGTGCTGGTTATCAATGCCTCCGAGAAGTTCTATCAGGTGTTGACTGAGGGCACCGGCAATGTCGCCATCGGGCAGACGCTGTTTTCCCTGCTGAACCGGCTGGCGCTGTTCCGCTTCTCTTCCACTCGCTGGCCCGGACGCGCCGAAAAAGCATGGCCGAACTGCGGGCCATTATCACGGCCATCGAGGCGAATGACGCCGACACCGCCGCACTGCGCGCCGTCGAGCACACCGTGGCCTCCGGCGAGATTGCGCTTCTGGTCATCGAAGAGCGCCAACGCGGCGCACAGGCCAGCGGACGTGGCCGCGCAAGGAAAACCGCCCGAGCACAAGGGTAGATCCAGCGGACGTTTTACCGCATTATGTAACGCATCATTTTTGCCGGTCGAAAACGCCGCCATACCGCACGTTTCGGCCTGCAACTGGCTATTTTTACGTCTGATTTATCCCTTGATCGGACGCCTTAACATTTAG
- a CDS encoding polysaccharide deacetylase family protein has protein sequence MSQPWTWPESEWRGYVDKVRAGQPLKAAWPDNNKIAVALSFDSDHETIPLRDGETSPGRLAAGEYGARLGIGRILTLLEKYGAPASFYLPAVCALLRPDESKTYVAAGHEVGIHGWIHERNSLLDYENERDLMLRAADVLEKTSGVRPVGIRTPSWDYSPHTLRIIREMGLIYDSSLMADDEPYELIEEGVATGVVEIPVEWIRDDAPYFTMDRFNSIRPHTKPRDVLEIWIDEFNQAYQEGGVFQLTMHPHVIGHRSRMVILDELMQHITSHDGIWFTTHAGLATHVGKQLKNNN, from the coding sequence ATGTCACAACCCTGGACTTGGCCGGAAAGCGAATGGCGTGGCTATGTTGACAAAGTCCGCGCCGGACAGCCCCTTAAAGCCGCATGGCCCGATAACAACAAGATTGCCGTAGCGCTCTCTTTCGACAGCGATCATGAAACCATTCCCCTGCGCGACGGCGAAACCTCGCCGGGACGTCTGGCCGCCGGTGAATATGGCGCTCGTCTCGGCATTGGCCGCATTCTCACTCTCCTGGAAAAATACGGCGCACCCGCGTCTTTTTATCTGCCTGCGGTGTGCGCGTTGCTGCGTCCCGATGAAAGCAAAACCTATGTGGCGGCGGGCCACGAAGTCGGGATTCACGGCTGGATCCACGAGCGCAACTCCCTGCTGGATTACGAGAACGAGCGCGACCTGATGCTTCGCGCCGCCGATGTGCTCGAGAAGACTTCCGGCGTGCGTCCGGTCGGGATTCGAACGCCATCGTGGGACTATTCGCCGCACACGCTGCGCATTATCCGCGAAATGGGGCTGATTTATGACTCCTCGCTGATGGCGGATGACGAACCTTATGAACTGATTGAAGAGGGCGTGGCGACGGGTGTAGTCGAAATCCCGGTGGAATGGATCCGCGACGATGCCCCGTACTTCACGATGGACCGCTTCAACTCCATTCGTCCGCATACCAAACCGCGTGACGTGCTGGAAATCTGGATTGATGAATTCAATCAGGCCTATCAGGAAGGCGGCGTGTTCCAGTTGACGATGCACCCGCACGTCATTGGTCACCGCTCGAGAATGGTGATTCTTGACGAATTGATGCAGCACATTACGTCACACGACGGCATCTGGTTTACCACACACGCGGGATTGGCAACGCACGTGGGTAAACAACTTAAAAATAATAATTAA
- a CDS encoding MFS transporter: MVATPDTTVASPHKFTAHQRKVVFAAAIGNVVEWVDWGLYAVFVKIISQEFFPAGDSVASLLTTLGFFAIGFIMRPVGAAILGSYADKFGRKKGLILSIALMSGSALVMALTPSYAVIGVWATAILLVCRLVQGFSAGGEFGASSALLVESAGKGRRAFAGSWQQVSVAGGTLIASFMGTVFTWFLSPDALLSWGWRAAFLVGAALGLIGIWLRVSVNETESFVSHKPAVTSKVHPLKAMIFHHPKAALRVAGITIAGTLTYYIWLNYLPTYANITTGIPLKEAFLSQTISIAVFMVLLPFAGMLSDRIGRKKTLGAFAVCFILFSYPLLAMLSNNFWSLLFVQLAGIVFLLGYSCNCAAIMAEQFPRKCVQPALRCPMRWQSPFLAVPRLT, from the coding sequence ATGGTAGCCACACCCGATACAACGGTCGCATCGCCGCACAAGTTTACGGCACATCAAAGAAAAGTCGTGTTTGCCGCCGCGATTGGCAACGTCGTCGAATGGGTCGACTGGGGGCTTTATGCGGTCTTCGTCAAAATTATTTCGCAGGAGTTTTTTCCGGCGGGCGACAGTGTGGCCAGCCTGTTGACCACGCTGGGCTTCTTCGCCATCGGATTTATCATGCGTCCGGTTGGCGCGGCCATTCTAGGCTCTTATGCCGACAAGTTTGGGCGCAAGAAAGGGCTGATTCTGTCGATTGCGCTGATGTCGGGTTCGGCGCTGGTGATGGCGTTGACGCCAAGCTACGCGGTCATTGGCGTTTGGGCAACGGCGATTCTGCTGGTCTGCCGATTGGTGCAGGGCTTTTCGGCGGGCGGTGAGTTTGGTGCCTCTTCTGCCCTGCTGGTGGAATCGGCGGGCAAGGGGCGTCGTGCGTTTGCCGGTTCGTGGCAGCAGGTTTCGGTGGCGGGCGGCACGTTGATCGCCTCCTTTATGGGCACCGTCTTTACCTGGTTCCTGTCACCGGACGCTTTGTTGAGCTGGGGATGGCGCGCCGCGTTTCTGGTCGGCGCGGCATTGGGGCTGATTGGTATCTGGCTGCGCGTCAGCGTCAACGAAACGGAGTCGTTCGTCAGCCACAAACCGGCGGTCACCTCGAAAGTTCATCCACTGAAGGCGATGATTTTTCATCATCCGAAAGCGGCGCTGCGCGTGGCGGGCATTACGATTGCCGGGACGCTGACCTATTATATCTGGCTCAACTATTTGCCGACCTACGCCAACATTACCACCGGGATCCCGCTGAAAGAGGCGTTTTTGTCACAAACGATCAGCATTGCCGTGTTTATGGTGCTGTTGCCGTTCGCGGGCATGCTGTCTGACCGGATTGGGCGCAAGAAAACGCTCGGCGCCTTTGCCGTCTGCTTTATTCTGTTCTCTTATCCGCTGCTGGCCATGTTGAGCAATAACTTCTGGAGCCTGCTGTTTGTGCAATTGGCGGGCATTGTTTTCCTGCTCGGCTATTCCTGCAACTGTGCGGCAATCATGGCCGAACAGTTTCCCCGGAAGTGCGTGCAACCGGCATTGCGTTGCCCTATGCGTTGGCAGTCGCCATTTTTGGCGGTACCGCGCCTTACGTGA
- the ypfM gene encoding protein YpfM — MVEQELGNWKDFIEAMLRG; from the coding sequence ATGGTCGAGCAAGAATTAGGTAACTGGAAAGACTTTATCGAAGCCATGCTGCGCGGATAA
- a CDS encoding response regulator: MASHTPCNTPSNGDHYSVMIVDDHPLMIRAVKQLLNVSPRLHVVAEASSGVEALAAARMADIDVIILDLNMRGMSGLETLEALRAEGCQAKIIILTVSDSPCDIANLINAGADAYLLKDSEPEYLLEQILLTAQGKHYLNEEIRNSIAAENSRINPLQKLTEREIGVLHEVAKGQSNKEVARELTISEETVKVHIRNVLRKLDVRSRVAATVMFLENRA; the protein is encoded by the coding sequence ATGGCGAGTCATACCCCCTGTAATACCCCTTCTAATGGCGATCACTACAGCGTCATGATTGTCGACGATCATCCCCTGATGATCCGCGCAGTAAAACAGTTACTCAATGTCTCACCCCGTCTGCATGTGGTCGCCGAAGCCAGTAGCGGCGTGGAAGCGCTGGCGGCCGCCAGAATGGCCGATATCGACGTCATTATCCTCGATTTGAATATGCGTGGCATGTCGGGACTGGAGACGCTCGAGGCATTACGCGCGGAAGGCTGTCAGGCGAAAATCATTATTCTCACCGTTTCGGATTCTCCCTGCGATATTGCCAACCTGATCAACGCCGGTGCCGATGCTTATTTGCTAAAAGACAGCGAGCCTGAATATTTGCTGGAGCAAATTCTGCTTACCGCTCAGGGTAAACATTATCTGAATGAGGAAATCAGAAACTCGATTGCGGCAGAAAATAGCCGAATCAATCCGCTGCAAAAATTGACCGAGCGCGAAATCGGCGTTTTGCACGAAGTCGCCAAGGGGCAATCCAACAAAGAAGTTGCACGCGAGCTGACGATTTCCGAAGAAACCGTCAAAGTGCATATTCGCAATGTCCTGCGTAAGCTCGACGTACGTTCACGCGTTGCGGCCACCGTGATGTTTCTCGAAAACAGGGCCTGA
- the nudK gene encoding GDP-mannose pyrophosphatase NudK produces MSAKIEIISNKLLSDNWFTLRNYTYDLVRQDGSKIRHKREVYDRGHGATILLFSRRKKSVLLVRQFRMPIYANGDNDGMLIETCAGLLDDDSPEDCIRKEAIEETGYQVGKVEKLFELYMSPGGVTELIHFFAAEYDDDSRNNEGGGVEDEDIDVLEVPFDKALEMIKSGEIKDGKAVILLQYAQLNGLLDAG; encoded by the coding sequence ATGTCCGCTAAAATTGAAATCATCAGCAATAAACTGCTGTCCGATAACTGGTTCACGCTGCGTAATTACACCTACGATTTAGTCAGGCAGGATGGCAGTAAAATTCGGCATAAACGCGAAGTTTACGATCGCGGTCATGGGGCGACCATCTTGTTATTCAGCCGCCGCAAAAAGAGTGTCTTGCTGGTTAGGCAATTTCGTATGCCTATTTATGCCAACGGCGACAACGACGGCATGCTGATTGAAACCTGTGCCGGTTTACTTGACGACGACTCACCGGAAGACTGTATCCGCAAAGAGGCCATCGAAGAGACGGGTTATCAGGTGGGCAAGGTCGAGAAGCTGTTTGAGCTTTATATGTCGCCGGGTGGTGTAACCGAGCTTATTCACTTCTTTGCCGCAGAATATGACGACGACTCGCGTAATAATGAAGGCGGCGGCGTGGAAGACGAAGATATCGATGTGCTCGAGGTTCCTTTCGATAAAGCCCTCGAAATGATTAAAAGCGGTGAAATCAAGGACGGTAAAGCGGTGATCCTCTTGCAGTATGCACAGCTTAACGGCCTGCTGGATGCCGGGTAA